A region of Salmo salar chromosome ssa17, Ssal_v3.1, whole genome shotgun sequence DNA encodes the following proteins:
- the LOC106575361 gene encoding zinc finger protein 239-like isoform X1, translating into MASVKLEDCSQTLELNVIIKDEEEEEKIRTTVNHGDHVETFSTSREQQQEDHRAKRSHHCPHCEEIFPFLSKLKIHLKTHTEENLYPCNDCGKRFTTSRSLTVHQRIHTGEKPYSCSDCWKSFSRLGNLKTHERIHTGVKPYSCSDCGKSFSRLGDLKTHELIHTGVKPYSCSDCGKHFSRLGHLKTHAHIHTGEKPYSCSDCGKWFSRLGNLKTHERIHTGVKPYSCSDCGKSFSRLGDLTTHERIHTGLNSYSCSDCGKSFTRLGHLKTHERIHTGVKPYLCFDCGKSFSLLENLKRHERIHTGVKPYSCSDCVKCFTTSADLKVHQRTHTGEKPYSCSDCVKCFTTSTDLKVHQRTHTGEKPYSCFDCGKSFSRLAQLKRHQGNHKGEKYYH; encoded by the coding sequence gagaccatgttgagacattctctacatccagagagcaacagcaggaagatcacagagctaagaggtctcaccactgcccacattgtgaggagattttcccatttctatcaaagctaaaaatacaccttaaaACACACACTGAAGAGAATCTGTATCCCTGtaatgactgtgggaagagattcacgaCATCAAGGTctctgacagttcatcagagaatacacacaggagagaagccttactcctgctctgactgttggaagagtttctctcgactgggcaacttaaaaacacatgaacgtatacatacaggagtgaaaccttactcctgctctgactgtggaaaaagtttctctcgactgggtgacttaaaaacacatgaactTATACATACTGgagtgaagccttactcctgctctgactgtggaaagcaTTTCTCTCGACTGGGCCACTTAAAAACACATGCAcatatacatacaggagagaagccttactcctgctctgactgtggaaagtgGTTCTCTCGACTGGgcaacttaaaaacacatgaacgtatacatacaggagtgaagccttactcctgctctgactgtggaaagagtttctctcgactgggCGACTTAACaacacatgaacgtatacatacaggactgaattcttactcctgctctgactgtgggaagagtttcactcGACTGGGccacttaaaaacacatgaacgtatacatacaggagtgaAGCCTTACCTCTGCtttgactgtggaaagagtttctctctaCTGGAAAACTTAAAAagacatgaacgtatacatacaggagtgaagccttactcctgctctgattgtgtaaaatgcttcacaacatcagctgacctaaaagttcatcagagaacacacacaggagagaagccttactcctgctctgattgtgtaaaatgcttcacaacatcaactgaccTAAaagttcaccagagaacacacacgggagagaagccttactcctgctttgactgtggaaagagtttctctcgactggCCCAGTTAAAAAGACACCAAGGTAATCATAAAGGAGAGAAGTATTATCACTGA